A window from Salminus brasiliensis chromosome 7, fSalBra1.hap2, whole genome shotgun sequence encodes these proteins:
- the vhl gene encoding von Hippel-Lindau disease tumor suppressor, whose translation MPQEPVERQQPLPLVRSLVSRLQAHVVFCNRSPRTVKFIWINFHGEPQSYGELRPLTGKRITTYVGHPWMFRDAESDDPMLVNNKEMYLPNALENGQVSMANITLPVFSLRERCLQVVRQLVRSEDFQRLEIAHCLQEELAQRPSIQADLRRIGQRVEQRLLQNREMQNN comes from the exons ATGCCCCAGGAGCCCGTGGAGAGGCAGCAGCCGCTCCCGCTGGTCCGCTCGTTGGTCAGTCGTCTCCAGGCCCATGTGGTGTTCTGTAACCGGTCTCCTCGAACCGTGAAGTTCATCTGGATCAACTTTCACGGAGAGCCGCAGTCTTACGGAGAGCTACGGCCGCTGACCGGGAAGAGGATTACTACTTATGTGG GGCATCCATGGATGTTTCGTGATGCTGAGTCTGATGATCCTATGTTGGTGAATAACAAGGAGATGTACTTACCCAATGCACtggaaaatgggcaagtgtcCATGGCCAACATCACGCTGCCAG tgttttcCCTGCGAGAGCGTTGTCTGCAGGTGGTGAGGCAGCTGGTGCGTAGTGAAGATTTCCAGCGCTTAGAAATTGCTCACTGTCTACAGGAAGAACTTGCTCAGAGACCCAGCATTCAGGCTGACCTGCGACGCATTGGCCAGCGAGTGGAGCAGAGACTTCTGCAGAACAGAGAGATGCAGAATAACTGA
- the crbn gene encoding LOW QUALITY PROTEIN: protein cereblon (The sequence of the model RefSeq protein was modified relative to this genomic sequence to represent the inferred CDS: deleted 2 bases in 2 codons), protein MAAERGGGDNNIHDDMGNQLQLVPENEEEEEDDMETEDRDSEDAEKPSIINFDPSLPTSHAYLGSDMEEFHGRTLHDEDSVQTLPVLPHAALILIPGQTLPLQLFRPQEVSMFRNLVSHDRTFAVLAHSPGASEGELKAEFGTTAEIYAFREEQEYGIETVKIKAIGRQRFRVHDIRTQADGIRQAKVQILPERILLDPLSAVQLLSHVHTHAPSTKQTQPQSQMQRCQAYRRRKLYSASMTQWPPWVYALYDSETLMSRVKRQLHEWDENLKDESLPTNAIDFSYRVAACLPIDDALRLQLLRIGSAIQRLRCELDIMDRCTSLCCKQCQDTEITTKNEIFSLSLYGPMAAYVNPHGYVHETLTVYKASNLNLVGRPSTLHSWFPGYAWTIAQCRTCGSHMGWKFSAVKKDLSPPRFWGLTRSALLPTIPQGEEGVEGSRLLCL, encoded by the exons ATGGCTGCTGAGAGGGGCGGAGGCGACAACAACATCCACGACGACATGGGCAACCAGCTGCAG CTCGTACCTG aaaatgaggaggaggaagaagatgaCATGGAAACTGAGGACCGTGACAGTGAAGATGCAGAAAAGCCGAGCATAATCAACTTCGACCCCAGTCTGCCGACTTCACATGCT tACTTGGGCTCGGACATGGAGGAGTTCCACGGCCGTACCCTTCATGATGAGGACAGTGTGCAGACTCTGCCTGTACTTCCTCATGCGGCTCTCATACTGATCCCGGGCCAGACGCTGCCGCTGCAGCTT TTCCGACCACAGGAGGTCAGCATGTTCCGCAACCTGGTCAGCCACGACCGCACCTTTGCCGTGCTTGCACACAG TCCTGGTGCAAGTGAAGGAGAGCTAAAAGCAGAGTTTGGAACAACAGCAGAGATCTATGCCTTTCGTGAGGAGCAGGAGTACGGCATTGAGACAGTGAAAATCAAAGCTATTGGACGGCAGCGCTTTAGAGTGCATGACATTCGCACACAAGCAGATGG gattCGTCAGGCAAAGGTGCAGATTTTGCCAGAGAGAATTCTGCTTGACCCTTTGAGTGCAGTTCAGCTCTTGTCCCACGTACATACACATGCTCCATCTACCAAGCAAACACAACCACAAAGCCAGATGCAACGTTGCCAGGCCTACAGACGG aggaagttGTATTCTGCTAGTATGACGCAGTGGCCTCCTTGGGTATATGCCCTTTATGACTCT GAGACTCTAATGAGCAGAGTAAAGAGGCAGCTCCACGAATGGGACGAGAACCTCAAGGATGAATCTCTGCCTACAAATGCTATAG ATTTTTCATACAGGGTGGCTGCCTGTTTGCCAATAGATGATGCTCTCAGgctgcagctgcttaggatcgGAAGTGCCATTCAAAGACTGCGCTGTGAGCTGGACATCAtggacagg TGCACGTCTCTGTGCTGCAAACAGTGCCAGGACACAGAGATCACAACCAAGAATGAAATCTTCAG CCTGTCTCTGTATGGGCCAATGGCGGCTTATGTGAATCCACATGGTTATGTTCATGAGACACTGACTGTTTACAAGGCTAGCAACCTCAATCTGGTTGGAAGACCCTCCACACTGCATAGCTGGTTCCCGGG GTATGCATGGACGATTGCTCAGTGCCGGACGTGTGGTTCTCACATGGGCTGGAAGTTCTCGGCAGTGAAGAAGGATCTAAGTCCACCTCGCTTCTGGGGTCTGACTCGCTCTGCTCTCCTACCCACAATCCCTCAGGGCGAGGAGGGTGTGGAAGGCTCGCGCCTGCTCTGCCTGTGA